The Engystomops pustulosus chromosome 3, aEngPut4.maternal, whole genome shotgun sequence region AAAAAAGGtgtgaacataaaaaaaaacaacaaataatgCACTTCTAGCTGTAGCAATCCTGTAGGTCATTCTCCAATCTTTCAAACAGGCCTCAAGGATTTCTAGGATGTACAATTAACCAGATACCCATCTGAAGACAGCAGCCCTGTGGTATTTGATATTTTCACATCATTGTCCATTTTTATTTCCCATGAAAAACCGTACAGTTTTCATCCATGGGAATTTCCTTCTTTCTAGCAATTGATGCAAGTGTGTGATTTATCATCAGCATCTCACCTGTTTTTTAACCTCCattttaaataatataaaatattttgggCTGACTCTGAAAAGCGTTACATAAATCCACATATGTATTTTCAGAGCGTCACCTAGCAACAGAAAAGCTGGAAGCTGTGTGAAGTCCGTGATTTTCAGAAACCTACTATATGGACTTGAATGAGCATGTTCTGTTCATAACACAGACAAAAATAGTTGGCAGTAAGAAAAGCAGACctgaatacacacatatacactcaccggccactttattaggtacacctgtccaactgctcgttaacacttaatttctgatcagccaatcacatggcggcaactcagtgcatttaggcatgtagacatggtcaagacaatctcctgcaggtcaaaccgagcatcagtatggggaagaaaggtgatttgagtgcccttgaacgcatggttgttggtgccaaaagggctggtctgagtatttcagaaactgctgatctactgggattttcacgcacaaccatctctagggtttacagagaaaggtccgaaaaagaaaaaacatccagtgagcggaagttctggtagggtcagaatttggcgtcaacaacatgaaagcatggatccatcctgccttgtatcaacggttcaggctggtggtggtggtgtcatggtgtggggaatattttcttggcactctttgggccccttggtaccaattgagcatcgttgcaatgccacagcctacctgagtattgttgctgaccatgtccatccctttatgaccacaatgtacccaacatctgatggctactttcagcaggataatgtgccatgtcataaagctggaatcatctcagactggtttcttgaacatgacaatgagttcactgtactcaaatggcctccacagtcaccagatctcaatccaaaagagcatctttgggatgtggtggaacgggagattcgcatcatggatgtgcagccgacaaatctgcggcaactgtgtgatgccattgtgtcaatatggaccaaaatctctgaggaatgcttccagcaccttgttgaatctatgccacgaagaattgaggcaattctgaaggcaaaagggggtccaacccgttactatcatggtgtacctaataaagtggccggtgagtgtatagagaATGGGTCATCATTCTTTCTTGGCAAGGGAGTAATGTCCCCCTACTGGGTGTTTCATTTGGGATCAGGATGCAAATATTTCATGATGTGTGCAGTACAGGGAAAAATCATGATGCATTGGTACTTGGTACTCCTGCTTATTGGACAAAACGTATCCCACCACACCTGCTGGCAATGTGGATGGAGGGGGCAACGTTCCTGCATATTTTCTGGAATTGTTCTTCTATTATCCCCTTCAGGAGGGAGTTGGAATAACTGACAGCTTTGGAGCTTGTTTTAACTATACCCTAGACCCCAATGTCGATTTATTGAAAACCCTCTTCCCCCTAGGGAAAAAATTGCTAACTGCTTCTACAAATCCTTACCACTGTTAGGTGTCCTATTCTGGCCAGATGGACGCAGGTGGCCACATATAGACCTCTGCTATAGATTAAAGGAAGTATGTTCAATGGAACATCTAACGGTTCCAGAAAAAGATGGATAAATCTGATGCTAAGAGGGGACTTAGGGGTGCCTATTAGTTACAGCATAATTGGTTACATGCCAGACTTCTGCATATGACCATTTTTTACTTTGTGGCCATTTGGCTCCCTCCATCGACCTCTATTTTTCATGGTTACATGTGAGGTCACAAACCAGGCTAGGGTGCTAtcacacagtgcgttcttggtgcttttttaaatgttcagaaaatgcatgcatttttgcatgtttaccatgtgtttggctggttttaatctgttcttcttcatttgtggaagtgtaagcagctgtgaaaatgttaatacaggatTAAAACcacccaaacacatggtaaacatgcaaaaaacgCATGTGATTTCAGGCCATTTGAAAATGGTCCAAGAACTGTCCAAGAATGCACTGTATGACAGCACCCTAACTCATATGTTCAATTATCTTCTTATTCCTTTGTCTGTAATATCCCTTGCCCTTTATTTGGCCTTTTTGTTAAATATTTGATATCATAATATGCTTGATATGTTTTTATTGGACTGCAGCTTTCTGTATTTATCTTGGAAACCTTACTCATTATTGTGATGAATTCTACGTTGGTTGTGGTTTTGGAAAATGTAATACAAATACAGGTaagtaaaaaaaattgccatatacACATGTCGCAAACTGAAGCAGTATAATATAGCACAACCAAATATCCTGCATACTCACTACTGCTACTTCCAACATAAACCTCTTAGAGGTAAGGTGACTGATGTTGGAACAACAAGGTGCACCAGTCTTATCTGgatattttccattttgaaaaatggatAAAGGTTACATTTAAAAATTGTGTACAGTATCCATAAAAGCCTGGATTTCAGAACTGTACAACCTGTTATATATTATCTTAAGTAACTTGATAAGGACTTGGCAAGTCTCTTTCTGCACTTGGTTACCATAGTGTTTTGTGTGTAGTGGTTGTGAAGTAGTGTTGACATAACTGATGCCTTTACTGCTAAGAAAGCAAATTCAGCTGTTTCTTTTTTGAAAAGATGTCTTAGATAAAGTCACTTGAAGGCAGCTTTTCTGTTTTTATTGCTATTTACAGTTACTATATTACCTTGGTGCACTATGACATCCATTAGGCTTTCTCTACTAGATTTGCTGAAAGAAGTTTCCCTGCTTCTACATCACTATGCGGGCAACAGGGCCAGCGTTATGGGCCCAGGGCCTCCTCTCCTAAGGGCACCCCTGCATGTGGAATTTTGTGGGCAGAAGATTTAATACCCCGTGGTTGAATGCACAGATTAGGATGCTTTtaatctatatcctatctatatatctatcatttatctgtctataattttttgtttcataaaaataaatctataaatctgtgtatgtatctatatatcttctatccatctatcaatcgatcttttatctctcttctactgtatctatctctctttcATAtccatcttctatcatctatctatgtgtgtgtgtgtgtgtgtgtatatatatatctcaatctacctatctgtctatctaaaaaaaaatactccAACAGATTGTATTactatactactgtttgtaaactacaatacAAACATTGATGGCAATCCCATACACACAATGCAGAAATATCTGCAGCAAAAATACCTTTCCACAGAAGATTTTTCATCTGCAGCAAAATAGTGACTCGTTTATGGCTATGGAGCACTGTGGAAAGGTTCGCTCTGCCAACTGGACACCACATAATATCCGCATCATAAACAGGCCGATTGTGGTTTTCACCAGCTCCTTATACCGGCATCCTGTTACGTGACGGGATACATTGAGGCAGTCGATATATGCCGCTGTCTTTGTTTTCTGCACAGTTCTCACTTGAATCTGAGAAAACAAATACTGCTTCAGCCTTTTCTTTAAAGTCCTCTGCAGCTACCATCAGGTGGAGACCCGACATCTAGCTGCTCAATTGTTCAGGCAACCTCCTAAAGCTTGTGCTGTAAATATGCTCTGGAGCGGCTCTCAGGACCTGGACCGCCCATTGTAAATTGTGGACAGTCCTAGAccagttaaggggttaacaatgacAAGTACTGTAAAGCCTTGTGAAGGCTTACCCAGTATAGTATAGAAATGTTATATAACTCCTTACACTTTACAGAATATACCATTCATCAGACCATCGCCTTGCCGACATTATCCAAACATACCAATAGTAAAGCTTAAAGTGGAGCTTACGCCTGTATACCTTGGGACTAGTACACTGGAGGATATCCTGAGTTGTCAACAAATTAGACCAGTGTTTGCCTTCCTGTGGGATGAGGCTGGCAAAAGGAAAGCAACTCTAACCCCCCTTGACAGAGCAGGGAAGTGTTGGTGTGAtggctgtgtgtggtgtattgtGCTGGGGTGCCGGCAGTTCTCATTAGCTGGCCATATTGCAGTCTTCTCTCTTGGCTTTGTACTCTGTTTATCTCTCTTGCCCTCAGTCTTCAATTATCTGTGGGGACGGCAATCATTGGCAGAATGTTTTCTACAGCTTTTGACTTCAAAAATGTACAAATGCTTTTCTCTTACTCTTTGATATTTTTATATCTATTATGGATAGAAATCATTGGAATTTAGGATACTCCTGCCAGCTGGATTATATGGTTGCCATGGAGACAGTTTGGCCATAAATGAGCTGAGGTGTCTATCATTTCAAAGAAGTCTTTGAAGCTTAACCCCAGATGCACATAGCATCATATGGTCGGATGTAATTTTCTTGATTGTATAGGTTGTATTTGGTCATCGCCGAGATCACTGTAGGTTTATATAGACTCTAAATATGAAATTTTTCGTTTCCTGATCTTTGTTCTTTAGATATTTGTGAAGCCAAGGAAGAGGGGACTTGCATTTATAAGACATTGACATATAGTTCTATACATTTATTGATTTAGTTTCTGAGCTATTTTTTTGTTCAGAACTTGTTTCACCAGATTCCTATGGTCATTTTGCATATTAATGTGGTGGGaataacacacacatacactcacacaaaaaaagaaaagttcaacaaaactttttttgaaacattttataaatccaTAGTGCAGACGATAATATTGATCTTTATTCTCCTTTCCTTATCTTTGTTTATTCTGGTACTTCAGACACACTGATTACTACAGAAGGAAAAgtgaagctgctttacttaatgaagtgtattataaagtttactattatcacctgcactagTCATTTCTACAATAAATAGCTTCAAATGTTGAGTTCTGGTTACATTTTTGTGATACATTAATGTGTGAAATTTTGCTATAGATCATAGCCAGCATACAATATCTATGTGTATTGTAGAGATATGAGTGAGTTTCTTGAATTGATAAAATATGTATTCTGTTTGCTTTCCAGTTTTCAGAAGATACCTTGGGAATCGACCATGGATCTACTTTTACCCCACTATTACCTGAGGAATAAAAGTCATGGAAGGCAACAACTATACAGAATTGCCAGCATACACTGATTCAACTGGACTGAACAATTATGGTTTTCTCAGCAATGCTTACACCTGCTCATCCGGTGACATCATTtagcacacacatcatatatgtaaATGGATATACAAACTTAACAACGCCGCAGCCTTTATTTCGTGGCAATTTGGATCTCCCGCCAAAATACAGTCCAGTTGCCATGACCACAGCTGGTACCTTGCTGGTGAATACAACTGCTTCTACCACACAAGCAACAAAAGATCTTTATGGGACCTTGAGTTTACCACTGCAGATAATACTTTCTGCCGTTATGATTAttattcttttactatctttCCTTGGAAACTTTGTCGTTTGTCTAATGGTTTACCAAAAAGCTGCCATGCGATCTGCAATTAATATCCTACTGGCCAGTCTGGCATTTGCAGACTTACTGCTGTCTATTCTCAACATGCCCTTTGCTTTGATAACCATTATTATAACGGAGTGGATTTTTGGACAAGTGTTCTGTAGAGTATCTGCCATGTTTTTTTGGCTGTTTGTAATAGAAGGTGTTGCAATCCTGCTTATAATAAGCATAGATAGGTTTCTAATTATTGTACAGAAACAAGACAAACTGAATCCCTACCGGGCAAAGGTTCTCATAGTGATTTCATGGGCAACCTCTTTTTGCATAGCTTTTCCTCTGGCTATTGGGAACCCCCAGCTGCAAGTCCCGTCTAGAGCTCCACAGTGCGTGTTTGGCTATACTACAAATGCTGGTTATAAAGCATATGTGATTATTGTGGTactgattttcttttttattccttttatgGTGATGCTTTATGCCTTTATGGGCATATTGAACACTGTGCGGCACAATGCAGTCCGTATACATAGTCATCCGGACAGCATATGCCTTAGCCAGGCAAGTAAGCTAGGTCTCATGAGCCTACAAAGGCCTTTCCAAATGAATATAGACATCAGCTTTAAAACTCGTGCCTTCACTACCATATTGATTCTGTTCATTGTCTTTATCGTTTGCTGGGCACCATTTGCTACTTATAGCCTTGTTGCCACATTTAACAGTGACTTTTACAACAAGAGCAACTTTTTTGAGATAAGCACGTGGCTTCTTTGGCTATGCTACCTCAAATCTGCACTAAACCCAATAATCTACTACTGGAGGATAAAGAAATTCCGTGATGCTTGTTTGGATCTAATGCCCAAGTACTTCAAATTTTTACCCCAGTTACCTGGACACACAAGAAGAAGAATTCGGCCCAGTGCCATATATGTGTGCGGGGAACACAGATCTGTAGTGTGAGGTTTTTCTTAGAATGACTGCCATAGAATATTTTGTTATGTGTTTCCAACTATTTCCATTGTGCAAAAAGTGATGCATTCTGTTATCTGCCAGGAAGCAATGTACATGATAAAACATGATACCTCTAGGATTTATGGTAAATCCATATTTGAGAAGTACTCTGTCAGGTTAACGCTTACCAGGCCTGCAGGCACCTTGTATGCTGCTACAATCAGTGGATGTGTCATTTTCTGAAACAAATGTTGCTGCTTTTGCTATTAGATTTGAGCCAAAAATGTTCCGCAGCTGAACTTTTGCAGGATCACTTTAGTTGTTGGAAAGTGAGTTTCCCCACTATTAGTAGTGTATTTGACTATCTTTCACAATCTCATGTATGAGGGACAGACTCTAACCTCCTGCAGATTGATGACGATGTGTGTGCACTTTATCAGAACCTTTCTCACCCTTCTCCCtttggtgtttagcagtggaaatatttttttgtaaaggaATATATTTACATTAAATGTACAGTGCCTGAACACAATAAGTAGGATTTCAGTCATAACgggaaatataatattataatcgGGGCCAAAATACTGTAGAATTGTATGCAGAATTTATGAAGTTGTCAATATTATATGTGATCACCAGGATTCTCATTTCCATTTATACCATTCCTTATATAGGTAGAGCTCCTTTGCTATCCTATCCTGAACATGTCTGAATTTAAAACCAAACTTGATATAAAAAGCAGTGTATATGGAAATCAAATGATTTCCAGATTCTTTTAAATCAGACATATTAATGTAACAATGGTGACATATGTCGGTCCACAGCTTCCATCATTGTTACCACAGCACATTGAGCATGTGGCTTGCATCAATCCCATCATTTATATCTAGGGGATTTACATTACATTGTTCCATGGAAAGCCATACCCTCTCTCACTAAGTCACATCCCTGACAGGAAAGTGGGGTACAGGTTGCATACACCAAAATTTAAAACTTTTTACATATTTGTACCTTGCACAGCAAAACTATGCTAATGTGCAAATATTCAATGTTTAAAGTTATTTGTGAAACCCTTTGTTTTAATGTCCGCAGTGTACAAGCAATGTGTAATTTAGGTGTCAAGTGTCAGAACTGTTCTAGTCCCCACGACAAACAATCAGAGTTTAGCTTTATTTTTCCACCactgtttttaaaatgaaagctgagctcatgggcatctagaacagttttaactcagactcttatgataaatctcccacacagTGTCAGTTTTATACTGATTTAAACACAATGGTAATAGTCTCGGTAGTTTGCATCATAATTTAGGAGCTAAAATCCCAAATAAGCCCTAAACAAAAAAGAGGCACAGATCTTCTCATTATCGATTCTTTCTGCCGGATCCACTCCTGGCTTTAGCTTACTGATGCGGAATACTTACCGACCAAATCACTGCTGTGTGTAAATaggtttttatataataaaaccaCCTATTTACATATTGATTTGTATGAAAATTCATACACGTTcctttagttaaaggaaacctaccacttgaaggtgagggtgagctggtgccggagcttatttttgttagtgttttaaaccgcagtatcgcagtttaaaacactttttaaactttatagccggcgcagggaggtacgcgctcagcgcttaccatgcgcgcggctctccttcacttcctatgtagccacgcgcacggtcgtgcgcatggtaagcgccgagcgcgcacctccctgcgccggctataaagtttaaaaagtgttttaaaccgcgataccgcggtttaaaacactaacaaaaataagctccggcaccagctcaccctgagctcgtgcccggtatttccatctgaaacctgccactaaaagtggtaggtttcctttaactgaatGTGGCTGAAAATACTGTATTGACTTTGAAGTGGTATAGACTGAATTGTGCCCTGATTATAATATTATTTTCAACCGAAATAAAGGATGTTTGACAAAGTATATCTGGTGGTTTTCAGATTCTACAATACAAACCACCAGAAAGTGTAATGTATTAGTATTTGCTGTTTCTAGTGAAGTAATTTACATCTGGATTATGACCAAGTGCTTGTTAGGACAAGCACTAGACAGACTTCTCTACCACCATGGACGTTGGAACAATCGATTTCCAGAACTAGGTTGGTGCTGAGCTTTCTATTTGTAAGCAGAACCACTTGTGCTCTTTCTAGTTAAAGCACAACTCTTTCCTGAAATACATGGGCCTGTACTATAGAGCCACTACTGGCTCAGTTTCTTTGTATGTCACTGGAATTTCATCTGTACATTCAGATTATTTTACTGTATAGATTACTTGACTGCACTGTTCACTTTGTCAGACCAGTGTGCATTGGCACTAACTTGCAAAAACTTAAGCCAGTTATCTCAGGATATCTAAATTTCCATTAGGGAACATTTTACAAttgaaaataaatgttattcaaCCAATGGacgactttaaagggaacctgtcaccagccacaCAGCTGTTAAGGGTGTATTAACTGTTATTCAGGCATAGGATTGATTCTGGCATATAATGATTCTGAGCCAGCCTCACACTAAAATATCAATTTATATTCAAGGCAGGTACTAGCCAGGACGGTGGGTTTCGGGATACAGCAGTTAATTGCTCACCCACCCTCCAGGCAGTTGCGTCATGAAAACCCTGTATACTGCTCTTCGTTGAGCTGATTCCTGCACTACCTTCTGTGCCTCCCCGTCCTCTGCGCTCTCGTTTCGGAGAGGAGATAATAAGCACTCTGCGCATGTCCGTGACTTGAAGGAGGCAGGGCAGGGATCGGCTCTTAACTCCTCTACCCCGAACCCCACCCCATTGACTGCTACCTGCCTGTGAATATAAGTTTCAGCATGAGGCTGCCTCAGAATCTTTCTAAGGACATGCCTGGACAACATTTGATACACCATATAAGGTATGTTTGGGGGTTTAACAGCTGTgcagctggtgactggttccctttaagcgcAGTACCTTCAACCAACATTCAGGATGTCCTGAATCTTTTACAATCTAAAGTGAATATTTTTTCTGAAAAGCCATTTGATAACTAAAGAACAATGCATGCTGGTTGTTAGAGGCCATATGAATTAAGAATGTTAGGAATATTTAGGGTTTCATTACTTTACCCTGTCCTTGTTATGACCACAAGAAAATGAGAAACATGTGTCTGCTGCAGATCTCAGAGTTTGTTATTGGGAATGTTTTTACAAGAGGTTAATGTGGTTTTCTGATATTAAACATCCATGACATATCTGTAGGATCTAAACATATTATAAATGTGGATTCCACATCTCAAGAACAAAGGATAAAGGGTTTGGTCACTTTACGTCATATTTTCTGTAATATTTGTGTTTGAGTGTGGGGTGGAGGATATTAGGTAATATACCAATGTACATCCATTAATAGTTCTATACTTCTTTCTCGATCTGTAAGTTAATATTTATGTTAAGTGAAGCCTCATGTGCTTCACTTCAAGAAAGCATCAAGAAAGCAGTGAAGAACttttagatgtatattggtaagtgaCTTAATATTCTggccaccccccccaccccccacgcattacaaaaacatgcagttaagtggccaacccatttaaggACCTCCATTTTCTGGATGAATGTGACTACACATCACTGGTCATCTCTATTTCTTTTTATGATAATTCCAAAAACTGCCAGTTAAAGTTTGACGATTAacatataaaataagaaaaatcttGTTAAAGTCTATGGCCACCTTTTGGTGCAATATTAAAGCGTATATAAAaagaatttatataaaaaaagaataaacattctcaatttatttaaaaatatattaaatatgaaATATAACACTGCCACATCATGGTGTATGCCGGCGGACAGAGCACATGGCGCGTCTTTGCCCAGTTCCAgctgaaggaagaggagccgcggggagcaTCGGGCAGTGGTGGAAAGGTGAGTaaggaagtttattttttttctacactTGTGTTAAAGCCAAAGCGGGGGTTTTCAGCAattttttatgtgctgaaaaacttggcttatgcaAAAGCTGTAACTGTCCAGTACAATATAGTCGTGTCTTGCAAGAATGGACTGGACTGGACATATACTTTAATAGTGTTTCCAGACAAGAAAATAGtctattaaaaaacaaatttaGAGAACAAGGGGTAAGTATGAAATACAAAAGTGCAAATAATTATACATCCATAGAATTGTTTGTCGATTTAATTCTGGTGGAGATCCAACATCCAGCCCCCCTaaagagaagttgctcttggcaGCTGATACACAGAGAAAAGAACAGGGAGCAGACCTCTTTGTTCTCTGGGTAGTGGTCTGACCAGGAAGGAACTGTCTGCTTTTTATTCCATTGTTTATCAGCTGTTCCTGATCTGTGGGCTGCTGGATTTTGAACCTCAGCATACTCATATTGATTACCTATGCTTAGGGCATTCACAGGAACCACCTCTTCTAGTGGAAGGCCCCTGGAAACGGAAGTGATGTCAAATGTCAGAGAAGGCCACTTATTCAACAAAACTGTGACAACCCTCTCTAAGTCAACAGTGTCTCTTGTGTAATGGATTTAGACTTGGATTCCCCTTTGGGCTTATCCGATTATTCTATTACGACTTAGAAGTCATTTCGTGGCTTTTAAATAATGGAGCTCCTCTGAAACTGTTGACATCTTTGTTTCCCACTGCTCATCATAttttaaggccccttctacactagcgagtgtgatgcgatgaactcgcatcacactcgcaacgcaagctgccgggaacgcacggcccgaacgctgcaccgcgggagtgaactgacatgctgagttcactcccgcggtgcagcgttcgggccgtgcgttcccggcagcttgcgttgcgagtgtgatgcgagttcatcgcatcacactcgctagtgtagaaggggcctaagtgtttgCGCAAAGTCAAGTTCTAACTCTACACATACtaagacattaaaaaaaataaatttgaacACACTAAAATAGGGCAAAGAAAAATGACAGATTGGTAATGCAGCATAAGCTTAGTAGTATAAATCTATTTGTCCCTATATAATTGAGTACCATGAGGTTTGTTGGTTAACATGAAATAAAGCCTATTGTCCACCCCTCCAAAATAAAGGGTGAAAAAtccaacaaaaaacacaaaacat contains the following coding sequences:
- the GPR63 gene encoding probable G-protein coupled receptor 63 — protein: MVFSAMLTPAHPVTSFSTHIIYVNGYTNLTTPQPLFRGNLDLPPKYSPVAMTTAGTLLVNTTASTTQATKDLYGTLSLPLQIILSAVMIIILLLSFLGNFVVCLMVYQKAAMRSAINILLASLAFADLLLSILNMPFALITIIITEWIFGQVFCRVSAMFFWLFVIEGVAILLIISIDRFLIIVQKQDKLNPYRAKVLIVISWATSFCIAFPLAIGNPQLQVPSRAPQCVFGYTTNAGYKAYVIIVVLIFFFIPFMVMLYAFMGILNTVRHNAVRIHSHPDSICLSQASKLGLMSLQRPFQMNIDISFKTRAFTTILILFIVFIVCWAPFATYSLVATFNSDFYNKSNFFEISTWLLWLCYLKSALNPIIYYWRIKKFRDACLDLMPKYFKFLPQLPGHTRRRIRPSAIYVCGEHRSVV